Proteins encoded within one genomic window of Anopheles gambiae chromosome 3, idAnoGambNW_F1_1, whole genome shotgun sequence:
- the LOC133393391 gene encoding uncharacterized protein LOC133393391 yields MIQPLPLLVRQKKTTFLKFATTDAAARATIDREMIRSHKVNPNSALEERIRQLELEKNLLLLQKEMAELKATTAGGTSADVNALAPARDVFECVAGMVAPSSGDKSESITPWFEELEKATGILQLHDISMLIVTRRLLVGTAAIFAKTVHASSYVELKVKLTAAFGKGPSLECVYAELRRRRLLPTETTFRYVLEMEKIAKKGAVPKEELITIIIDKMGDASNTSGMRYAANTLEDLKKLLGKYEQLRMLKAPPSTRASPRQPVGSLEASETRCFNCSAFGHYRDKCPKPPRTPGACFHCHQRNHTYKDCPERNNTSTAAVFTTDRDSVVTLQETQEEVQHASLMNHWSQNPV; encoded by the exons ATGATACAACCGCTGCCCTTGCTGGTGcgacagaagaaaacaacattccTGAAATTTGCCACaaccgatgctgctgctcgtgcaACCATTGACCGAGAAATGATACGTTCGCACAAAGTGAACCCCAACTCTGCTTTGGAGGAGCGCATACGCCAGTTGGAACTAGAAAAAAACCTACTTTTACTCCAGAAAGAAATGGCTGAGCTGAAGGCAACGACCGCTGGCGGAACGAGTGCCGACGTAAATGCACTCGCTCCAGCGCGTGACGTTTTCGAGTGCGTTGCAGGCATGGTTGCGCCGTCTTCTGGCGACAAATCAGAAAGTATCACTCCTTGGTTTGAGGAACTCGAAAAGGCAACAGGCATACTTCAACTTCACGACATATCGATGTTAATTGTTACACGCCGGCTTTTAGTTGGAACTGCGGCTATATTCGCGAAAACCGTGCATGCGAGTAGCTATGTTGAACTCAAAGTAAAGCTAACCGCAGCTTTCGGAAAAGGCCCTTCATTGGAATGTGTCTACGCTGAATTGCGACGCCGGCGCCTTCTACCCACTGAAACAACTTTTCGATATGtattggaaatggaaaagatAGCTAAAAAGGGAGCTGTACCCAAAGAAGAACTTATTACTATCATCATCGACAAAATGGGAGATGCAAGCAACACGAGTGGTATGCGTTACGCAGCCAACACACTGGAAGATCTGAAGAAGTTGTTGGGGAAATACGAACAACTGCGTATGCTAAAAGCACCACCGTCAACTCGTGCTTCACCACGACAACCCGTCGGCAGTCTAGAAGCTTCAGAAACTCGATGCTTTAATTGTTCGGCTTTTGGGCATTATCGTGATAAGTGCCCGAAACCGCCTCGTACACCAGGAGCCTGTTTTCACTGTCATCAGAGGAATCACACTTACAAAGACTGCCCAGAAAGGaacaacacttcaacagcagcagttttTACAACCGATAGAGACTCCGTAGTTACACTGCAAGAAACACAAGAG GAAGTCCAACATGCTTCATTGATGAATCACTGGTCCCAAAATCCTGTCTAA
- the LOC1268737 gene encoding lysoplasmalogenase TMEM86A yields the protein MTQNAIDRKDKSTISMLIPFITSVIMYFSLIQHTERSSTSSTVLKCMPIFSLLFYVMLKDSKASRKANYHSRIFYGLVFSVLGDFLLNYELFEPGMGAFGVAQIFYIWAFGMKLNKLWIGTILYLTGFLAITLFFENLNTVIKICLPFYAILLLTMCWRSLARIDRSDSYLRIVCGIASILFVISDGIIAIDKFFTPIKSAQTYIMITYYLAQVGITLSINDVQLYKTSTFTESSVRSDNKTKHKSY from the exons ATGACGCAAAATGCAATCGACCGAAAA gACAAATCAACTATCTCAATGCTGATACCGTTTATAACATCGGTaataatgtatttttcgttGATTCAACATACGGAACGTAGCAGCACATCTTCAACAGTGCTTAAATGCATGCCCATATTCAGTTTACTATTTTATGTGATGTTGAAGGATTCTAAAGCAAGTAGAAA GGCAAATTATCACAGTCGCATTTTCTACGGCcttgtgttttctgttttgggagattttttattaaattatgaattatttgaacCCGGCATGGGTGCTTTTGGTGTGGCACAAATATTCTACATATGGGCGTTTGGAATGAAACTAAACAAACTATGGATTGGTACAATTTTATACCTAACAGGGTTCTTAG CAATCACTctattttttgaaaatttaaacacGGTGATTAAAATTTGCCTACCATTTTATGCTATTCTATTGTTAACCATGTGCTGGAGATCATTGGCTAGAATCGACAGATCGGAT aGCTATTTGCGGATTGTGTGTGGCATCGCTAGTATATTATTTGTAATATCTGACGGTATAATAGCAATCGACAAGTTTTTCACTCCTATAAAATCGGCTCAA ACGTATATCATGATAACGTACTATCTCGCACAAGTCGGAATCACGCTTAGTATTAATGATGTTCAACTGTATAAGACTTCAACTTTTACGGAATCATCCGTGCGAAGtgacaacaaaactaaacataaaTCGTACTAA